Within the Prochlorococcus sp. MIT 1300 genome, the region TTCCGATCTTTCTATGGTCCCTTCTTTCAGCTTCTTCAATACGGTTGAGATAAGCTTTTAGTTCTTTTTTTGAACCCCATGCCGTGCCATAAATACGTTGCAACATCTCATTTTTAGCGTCACCCCGCCAATACGCCCCAGATACTTTCGTTAGCTTGAACGAACGTAAATGCCTAGTATTTGGGACATGGGGCCCTCGGCACATATCTATATATTCCTGATGTTTATATAGTTTTATTGTTTCATTATTTGGTATTGAATCTACTAATTCTACTTTGTAAATCTCATTGCGCTTTAAGAATGTTTCTCTAGCAGCTTCATGAGAAACAACTTCAACCATTACGTCATAATCCTGTTCGATAAGTTTATTAATTCTAGCTTCTATTTGAACAAGGTCGTCAGGCGTGAAAGGCTCCTTATAAGAGATATCGTAATAAAAGCCATCTTTAATCACAGGCCCTATAGCCATTTTGGCTTCTGGAAAGAGTTGTTTTACTGCGTGTCCGACCATATGCGCGAAAGAATGGCGAACAATATCAATCCCTTCGTCATCCTTAGTGGTAATTATGCTGACATTGGCATCACTATTTATGGGTATGCATGTGTCAAGCAGCTCCCCATTAACCTTGCCAGCAACGGCTGCTTTAGCTAGTCCAGGACCAATACTTTCAGCTATTTCCATTATTGTCACTGATGATCGGAAGTTTTTTTTGCTCCCGTCTGGAAGTGTGATCGCTGGCATGATTAAGTTCCTCTTCGTTTAATTATTGACAGTGAGTTAAGAGATTTTTCTATACATCTCTTTTTGAATGAGCTTGTTTTTCTTGCCAAGCCATTTCTTTGTTTTGTTAGAACTAGCATTCTGTTATCAGGAAGCCCATAGCTTCACGAACACGTTTCAAAGTTGCCTGAGCAACTTCTTCGGCTTTTTCCTTGCCATTATTGAGAATACTCTTTAGCTCTAGAGGGTCTGAGATTAGTTCCGAATAGTTCTTTTGTATGGGGGTTAGAGCTGATATGGCTGCATCTGAAAGTAATGGTTTGAATTTGCCCCATCCCATTTCAGCACATTCTTTTGCTGCTGCTGTTTTATCAACCCCAGATAGGAGTGAGTAAAGGTTAAGAAGATTATTTGCTTCTGGCCTATCTGGATTATCAAATTCTAAACCTATTTCAGAGTCTGTTTTTGCTCTTTTTATTTTCTTAGTAATTACATCTGGCTTATCTAATAGTCCAATTCGACTATTTTCATTTGGATCGCTTTTGCTCATCTTGCGACGACCATCTAACAGGCTCATTACTTTTGCTCCTTGTTCACTAATCAGTCCTTCAGGGACTTTGAGAACAGGGTTTTCTTCGGAACCGAAACGTGCGTTAACTCTTTGTTGGGCTATATCTCTGGCGAGTTCTAAATGTTGTCTTTGATCTTCTCCGACCGGTACCAGATCTGCATCATAAAGAAGGATGTCTGCTGCCATTAGTAATGGGTAATCGAGAAGGCCTACTGAAACATTATCTCCTTGTTTGACAGCCTTCTCTTTGAACTGGATCATTCTTTCCATCCAGTTCAAAGGAGTTAGGCAGTTAAGTAACCAGCAAAGCTCGCT harbors:
- the trpS gene encoding tryptophan--tRNA ligase; translated protein: MSPKRVLSGVQPTGVLHLGNWLGAIRNWVDLQESHQNFVCVVDLHAITVPHDPLILAKDTLSTAALYLACGIDPQRSTVFVQSQIPAHSELCWLLNCLTPLNWMERMIQFKEKAVKQGDNVSVGLLDYPLLMAADILLYDADLVPVGEDQRQHLELARDIAQQRVNARFGSEENPVLKVPEGLISEQGAKVMSLLDGRRKMSKSDPNENSRIGLLDKPDVITKKIKRAKTDSEIGLEFDNPDRPEANNLLNLYSLLSGVDKTAAAKECAEMGWGKFKPLLSDAAISALTPIQKNYSELISDPLELKSILNNGKEKAEEVAQATLKRVREAMGFLITEC